Below is a window of Lacrimispora xylanolytica DNA.
ATCTGCCACTTTACCCTCGATCATAACTTCAACGGTCTTTCCAATCATAGACTCTGAATGCTCTAATGAAATTTCCTGCTGAAGCTCCATAATTTCATCACGGCGGTCTTCTTTCACTTCCTGATCTACGTGATCCGGGAAACCAGCCGCTGGTGTATCTTCTTCTGCAGAATATGCAAATACTCCAAGACGTTCAAACTCCATCTCATCTACAAATCCCATGAGTTCTTCATGGTCTTCTTCTGTTTCACCAGGGAAACCAGAAATAAGTGTGGTTCGAAGGGCAATGTCCGGGATTTCTTTTCTAAGCTTTTCCACAATTCCACGAAGCTGATCCTGAGTCGTTCTTCGTCCCATGCGCTTTAAAATACGATCACTGGCATGCTGAATCGGCAGGTCAAGATAATGGCAGATCTTCGCTTCTTCCTTCATGGTCTGAATCAGCTCATCTGTAATTTCCTCTGGATAGCAATACTGAATTCTGATCCACTGAATGCCTGAGATACGGCAAAGTTTCTTCAGCAGTTCAGGAAGAGACTTTTTGCCATAGAGGTCCACGCCGTAAAGTGTGGTTTCCTGTGCAACTAAAATAAGCTCTTTTACTCCTTTTTCAGCCAGTTCTTGAGCTTCCTTTAAAAGTCTCTCCATAGGAACGCTGCGGTAGTTTCCACGAAGGGTAGGGATAATACAGTAAGTACAGTGCTTATCACAGCCTTCCGCAATTTTAAGGAATGCATAATGACCTCCGGTGGTAAGAACTCGTCCAGTCTCCACCTCTGGAATTCCGTCTAAATCGTGGAAACGCTGCACGTGTTCTACGCCGCTTAAAGCTTCCCTTAACACATTGGAAATTTCGTCATAGGTGGAGGTTCCAAGAATTCCATCTACTTCCGGAATCTCATCAATGATCTCCTGCTTATATCGCTGAGCAAGACAACCTGTTACAATAAGTGCCTTGCATTTTGCGTCTACCTTTCTTTGAGCCATCTCCAGTATGGTATTGATGCTTTCCTCCTTTGCATCTCCGATAAAACAGCAGGTGTTAACTACAATAACATCTGCCTCATATTCATCATCCGTAAAGGTATATCCGTCTTTATTTAAAAGGCCCAGCATCATCTCCGTATCAACCAGATTCTTGTCACAGCCCAGTGAAACACATAATAATTTCATCCTAAAACTCCTGTCGTAAATATTCGTATATGAGAAAAGCCATCTACCAAAAGGGAGACGGCCTTCTTCTTAATTATCGTCTTCTTCTGTTGCGTCCGCTTCGCTCAAAATCTTCACTTGGCCTTCATACAGCTCTTCTACGGCAACAGAAAGCGGTTTTTTACCGTATCCCGGTACAGAAGGTTCAGAACCTCCAATGATCTGTCTTGCTCTTTTCGCAGCTGCAATCACGATAGAATAACGGCTCTGGACAACAGGAGCATCTCCTGGTTCAACCTCACTGTTTACTACATTAATCAAATCTGAATAAGATGGATGTAACATCTTTGTTCCCCTTTCTAAGTCAACTATATATTCTTTAATTCTTCCCGAATGTGGGATAAAAATGCCGTATTATTGGATGCCCGGTTATGCTGGACCTGTATCATCTGGTGCATTGCTTCCACGCAGGTTTCAATTTTGTCATTGATGAGGATATAGTCATACGCTTCCATTCCCTCTGCTTCTTCTGCAGCCCGTTTCAGCCTGGCGTTGATTACTTCCATGCTCTCCGTGCCCCTTCCAATCAGCCTGCGCTTTAATTCCTCTGCGTTTGGCGGCATAACAAAAATCAAAATAGTCTCAGGAAAACGTTCTTTGATTTTAAGTGCTCCCTGGATTTCAATTTCCAGAATAACATCCTTGCCCTGTTTCATCTGATTTAAAACATATTCCTTGGGAGTTCCGTAAAAATGTTTTACATACTGGGCATATTCAATCAGGGCATCTTTCTCAATCATGTCCCGAAAGGATTCTTCTGTTACAAAAAAATATTCTCTCCCATCAGCTTCCCCTTCTCTCGGGCTTCTGGTGGTAGCAGATATGGACAGCGCATAATTATCGTATCGTTTCAGGAGTTCCTTCATAAGAGTTCCTTTTCCAGCCCCTGAAAAACCGGATACTACTGCCAACATGCCTTGCTCATTCATGAATCTGTTACACTCCCTATTCAATATTCTGGATCTGCTCTCTAACCTTTTCAATCTCGGTCTTTAACGTAATCGCTTTGTCAGAGATCTCCAGATCATTGGCCTTGGAAAGAATGGTGTTGGCTTCCCGGTTCATCTCCTGTGCGATGAAATCCAGTTTCCTTCCTACACTTCCCCCAGCTTCCAGTTCTGTCCGGGTATTATCAATGTGGCTTCTTAACCGAACGGTTTCTTCATCCACACAAATTTTATCAGCAAATATCGTAACTTCTGTGGCAATCCTTCCTTCATCAATGGAAGCACCAGCCAGCAGTTCTTTTACCTTGTCCTCAAGCTTAGCACGGTATTCCATAAGAATCCTTGGAGAGCGTTCCTCGATAAAGTTAAGAAGGTCGTTCATCAGTCCAAGCTTTTTAAGAAGGTCATTCTTCAAGGTCTCGCCTTCGGTGATTCTGGTTTCCACAAAACGCTTTGCAGCCTCTTCAATGGTTTCAGAAAGGAGCTTCCACATCTGGTCCTCATCTTCAGGAACCTCATCCATGGTAAGAACCTCCGGGCATTTTGCCAGGGCAGATACCTTAATATCGTTCTGGATTCCGAACTCTGCCTCCATCTTTGCGAAATAATCCATATATTCAGCGGCCAGAGCGCTGTTATACTTTAAACACAGCTTATTCTCTGTATAATCCTCGTAGCTGATAAAAACATCAACCTTACCCCGCTGTATATAATTCTTTAACAGATTTCTGATTCCTGCTTCAAAGAAATTAAACTTTTTCGGCATCTTTACGCTTAAATCCAAATACCTGTGATTTACAGCTTTCATCTCGACGGAAATCTTATATTCATCCGTGACGGTCTCGTACCTGCCGAAACCTGTCATGCTCTTAATCATTGCAAATGCCTCTCTTTCGCCATAGATATTAACCATTATAAGTCATAATAAAAAACAAGTCAATTGGTTTTAAATTTTACACAACCGCGTTTTTGTGGTATACTATCCTTATTTTAATCAGACTTTTACCGGAGGAAATAATACAATGGCTTTAGACGGAATTGTTATGGCTAATCTCGCAGCAGAAATGAAAAACCGGCTGGAAGGTGGAAAAATCGCAAAAATCGCCCAGCCCGAAAAAGACGAACTGCTGTTTACGATTAAAAATCAGAAAAATACATGGAGGCTTTTAATCTCCGCCAGCGCCAGTCTTCCACTGGTCTACTTTACAGAATCCAACAAGCAAAGTCCCTTGACCGCGCCTAATTTCTGTATGCTTTTGCGAAAACACATCGGAAATGGCCGTATTTTAAAGATAAGTCAGCCTGGACTGGAACGTATTCTATGTCTGGAGATTGAACATTTAGACGAATTAGGGGACAAGCGTGTAAAAAAACTTATCATTGAAATCATGGGCAAGCACAGCAATATCATCTTCTGCAATGAGGAAGATATGATCTTAGACAGCATCAAGCATATATCCGCCCAGGTAAGCTCTGTACGGGAGGTACTTCCTGGCAGAACCTACTTTATCCCCCAGACCACTGAGAAAAGAGATCCTCTCACCATCACCCAGGAGGAGTTTATTAAGACCATTGGCACAACGCCAGCCCCTATACAAAAAGCCTTGTATTTAAAGCTCACTGGCTTTAGCCCTATTATGGGCCACGAGCTCTGCCACCTGGCGTCTATTGACGGTGACCATTCAGCTAACGAGCTGTCTGAAATGGAGATGATTCATCTATACCGGACCTTCTCTCATCTTATGGAAGATATCAGGCAGGAGAAATTTTCGCCTAATATCATTTACCGCCAGGATGAGCCTGTGGAATTTTCTGCACTTCCTATGACCTGTTATGAAGGTGACGGCTACGAGGCAGTTTCTTTTACATCCATCAGCTCATTGTTAGAAAGCTATTATGCTTCTAAAAATACCATTACAAGAATTCGTCAAAAGTCCGTGGACCTTCGTAAAATTGTTCAGACGGCACTGGAGAGAAACTATAAAAAGTTTGACCTACAGGAAAAACAGCTTAAGGATACAGAGAAAAAAGACAAATACAAGGTATATGGAGAGCTTTTAAACACTTATGGATATGAGCTGTCCGGCGGGGAGAAAAAATTCACCTGTTTAAACTACTATACCAACGAAGAGATTACCATTCCTCTTGACGACCAGCTATCCGCAAAGGAAAATGCACAAAAGTTTTTTGATAAATATAATAAGCTGAAGCGTACCTTTGAGGCTGTTACAGAACAGATCAAGGAAACCAGACAGGAAATTGATCATCTGGAATCCGTGAGCGCAGCTTTGGATATTGCTCTGAAAGAAGAAGATTTGGTTCAGATTAAAGAAGAGCTGATGGAGTACGGTTATGTCAAGCATCGCCGTGCTGGTGATAAAAAGCCGAAGGTGACCAGTAAACCATTTCATTACATCTCATCCGACGGCTTCCATATCTATGTAGGAAAAAACAATTATCAGAACGAAGAACTGACATTCAAGGTGGCAACCGGCAATGACTGGTGGTTTCATGCAAAGGGAATCCCAGGCTCCCATGTTATTGTAAAATCGGAAGGTAAGGATTTGCCGGACCGGGTATACGAAGAAGCTGGAGCTCTGGCCGCTTACTATTCTAAAGGCAGGGACAGCGACAAAGTTGAAGTGGATTATATCCAGAAAAAACAGATTAAAAAGGTGACTGGTGCCGCTCCCGGCTTTGTCATTTACCATACTAATTACTCCATGGTGGCAGAACCAAAGCTTTACTTGGAGGAAATTCAATAAAGAAAGATGAAAAGGGTACCGCTCTCACAGTTGTTTCATAGCCATGAAAGCGGCACCCTTTTCCTTTCGATACGCTCTTTGCAAACTACCTAGCAAACTACTTTGCTACATTTAATAATACTACTGTGTTTTTCCTGTAACCGGAAATGATCGGAAGGAGGAAACGCCATCTACAATAGCAGCTACTTGATAGCGGTACTCCACTCCCTGTGTCAATCCAGAATCCCGGTAAGACCGGGTGCCTTCTCCTACCGTACCAATCTGTCTGAAATCCTGTCCTGGCTCGGCGCGAAATACTGCATAGCCAGTGATCTGGTGCCCGTATTTCCCATCACTTCCTTCAGTCCAGTTTAATTCCAAGGATTGTGAATTAAGTTGTTTTGCAGTCATCTCCGGCACTTTGATTCCGCTGGATAATAAATAGCTTAAATTGGCAGGCTGATTATACGCCGTATTCTGCCAAGCCACACCTTCCCTGTAAGCCCGGTCCGTTAAAAGACAGGGAACCCGATAAGAGGTTTCAATGGGAGTACTGTAAATCCTGATTTTATTCTTGTCCTGCGCGTCACGGACAATCACTTCTTCTCTCCAGTCTCCTATGATATCTGCTACAAGACAAGCGTTTGATTTTGTTCCATTATTCGTAAGAGTACCATTCATCTGGATGAGTACATCTGTTTTCTTGTTTTCATAATCCCACTTTTGAACCTGAGGAATCAACTGTGTGGAATTATTGGAATCAAATAATTCCATAAGCAGATCTCCATCCCAGAATATGGAGAAATTCTGGCTTGGCTTGATTCCTTCCTCATATATCCGTTCTCCTTTGGCATTGTAGGTAATTGCATTAACAGCTGCCCACATTTCCGCACCAGGATATCTTGGATCTATATCAGCAGCTACGCCACGTCCCGTATCCTTGCCATACTGATATCCCCATAGTATCTTTCCTGTTTGGGCATCGTGAAGTTCCACATGATACTGGGCATTTTTCTCTTCATGTACCTGGAACACTTCCAGTCTTCCGTCATCATTCCAGTCACTGACATGCATGGCATCCCCATGACCGAGGCCAGTGGTATATTTGGGTTTTCCATCATGGTCAAGCGTCAGAGATCCGTAGATGATTTCATCCTTTCCATCACCATCCACATCATTGATAGAAAGATTGTGATTTCCCTGACCTGCATATTTGTCACCTGTAGGCACATCAAACAGCCATTTTCTCGTCAGCTTCCCATTCTTTAGATCCCATGCAGCAATTGCTGTTCTTCCATAATAGCCACGGCAGAATACAGCACTTGGATTCGTTCCATCCAGATATGCCGTAGCCGCCAGAAAACGATCCACCCGGTTTGCATATCCCTGAGGTTCTTTATTTCCCTTGCTGTCCAGCCCCCACATGGAGGTATCCCAGATTCCTGTTTGTGCATTGTAGATTCCTCTGGAAGGAAGATAAGCTGTGGTATCAATGATTTTTCCTGTCCTGCCGTCAAATGCAGTTAAGTACTCGTCGCCCTTTACAATCCTTCCGATTCTTCCGCTGGAGCTGCGAAAATCATATTTTTCGCTGATTTTATTCGTTGGAAGCGCTTTCGCACTGACAGCACCCACGTGCCCGGTTTCCTTTAAACTTCCATTTACATTCTGGTAGGTGGTTGAACCATCGGCAGTCTTTACCATCACCTCTGCACAACCATCGCCGTCATAATCCCAAACCTGGAACTGGGTATAATGAGCTCCAGAACGAATATTAACTCCTAAATCAATTCTCCACATCAGATTAGCGGCGCCTGTGCCCGTATCAATATCATAGGCATCCAAAAAGGTGGTTCCCGTATACCCGTCAATGGAATTGTCCTGAGCGTTATCAGGATACCATTTGACAATAAGCTCCAACCGTCCGTCTCCATTTAAATCTCCCACAGACATATCATTGGCCGTATAATCTGTGACAGAGCCGTCCGGCATGGTCTGAGAATCGGGTGCTTTAAGAGTCAGCTCCAAATATTCCTGCTTCCACGCTAAAGTTGTTAAACCAATACGATTCCTGCCCGAGTTATCTTCTAAACTATATCTGTCTCCTGCCCTTCCCTGCCGGTCAAAATAATTAGTATTGCTCCCACGATACACTTCCAGTCCGTTACGCTTTAGCGTAAATTCCGTTCCACTTCCATCTTCCGGATAATACCGCCAGCTTACCAATACTCCCTGATTGGTCGTAACGGCTGTCAGTGCCCTGTCAGACGTATTTTCCAGTCCTCCATAAGATTGTTTGGAAAACATATTTTCTGCATTGGCAGTCATCCCTGGCGATCCGCTGATTATAATTAAAATACCTGTCAATGCAACAAAGCTTTTTCTTATTCTTCTCTTCAAATACATTCCTTCTCCTCCATCTTCATAATAATCCCCTTACTGTTAATTGAAACAGGAGTATCCCCCCATGATCTGTTCAGCCCTCCTTCCGATATTGTTAATAAAATTCAGGAATCTCCTGAAATAATTCTAACATCAGCATATAATATCTGTAAATAATCATGTTATGACCCAATATTGCCCCCTAAACATCAGGGAATAAATTGCTTGTTATCATAATAAATACCAGCATAACCTCCCTTAAGAAAGAGAGTCAGTTATTCCAGACCATATGATGTGTGACTATTCTTTTGTTAATATACAAAAAGCAGGTCCAAGAAAGAATATTTCATTCTTTCTTGGACCTGCCATATATCGTCCCACACTGTAAGATTTTCTTTTTAATTATCAGAAAGCTCTACTACAGCCTTTCTCCCGGGAACGTTGGTTATCACCTCAATATAATATTTCTCTGGAATCAAAATTTTTCTTCTGCGCTTAGAGAGTACCCTTTTCTCCGCAGAGGCAGCTGACTTTTTTTCATCCAAATTGAGAAACTTCTGAAACAAAGACCTTCTCATGAATACGTTCTCCTAATTCCTTTTACCACATGTACACAAAGCAATTATTCCGTTTATCCAATTCTTTATTAACTCATTCACCCTATTGTCATATCCATTTATAAAATCACGGACTATAACTACTATTGCACTGAACAACTTATAAAACAATGATTGTATTGACGCCTTGTCAATCAAATCATTATTTCCCCCTTAGTTATTCAGTGCAATTTAATTAATTCATCAAACAGCTACTCACACTGTTTGAAGTAATCTAGCTTTTTCATTATCCCTGGCCTTAGCCTTTTTACATACTCATACCGGACATCTTGCTTATAGTTGCTTTTACCGCTTTTCTAATCTGTCTAAAATCATTATTTTGCATCGCGAGCTTTTAATACTTCTACCGGGATTTTTCTTTCATAAATTCCAGCAGGTATACTTCTCCCCACCGAATTTAAGGACACCTTTACTAAAGCCTTCTGAACTCTTTCAATCAATGTTTTCTTCATCCCTTGTACTCTCCTTTTTATATTTTTTTATTTTGGGGAAGTAATGTCAATACTTCCAAAATAACAGGTACCATAATCAGCTCTCTGATTGACGGAAAGATTGAGGCTAACGCCATCAAAACAATCAATACTACAAAGGAAAATATCTTCTTTTGTAATTTGTCCTGAGAACTGAAATACTCAATATTGATGGTGCGGGGAACACAAAGCAGAATCACCAATGTGGACGCAGCAAATATCAGAGGCAGTACGGAAATATGTATATTAAACCAATTGTCTGCCAACAGAGAAACTGCCCATACCAGGACCATGCTGATTCCACAGCCCAAGCCGGTTTTGGCATGAATGCCTCCAGCCTGAAGCCTTAGACCGCAAAAGGATGATAATATAATAAAAGTTTCAAAGCCCTTTCCAATAAAAATACCAATTAATTGAATTAAGGCGAACTTTATCATATTATCCAGCAATAATTCCATTCCATATTGAATCACTTTGTTTTCGTCTTGACTTTTTGGACTTATCTTATTCATCCAATTACAAAATCCGACAGCAATCCCAGATATATTCATCATTATCACCACCACATATTGCTATATTAGCACAAAATTTTACATATGAATGTTTTTGCAATTTTCGTTGAATTTTTCTTCTTAAACGTTAGATGTTTATTTTAAGGAAACAATTCTCTTTACTTTCCTTATGCAACAGGGTAAAATGGATATACTTACCAACGAGAGGAAACATCATGACTTACTTAATTTACACCTTGACCGGCGGCATATGTATATATTTTTCAAGCATTCATCTGTTGCCGAATAAAATGACGAACGTCAGAAAACTTTGTATCTTTATGTACGCGTTTGGCAGTCTTTTTTTATTTAACAGAATTTACGGACAAGCCAGTACATACATTACCTTTGTAGGGATCTTATTGCTTATTTTTATTTTTGCAAAGGAACCTTATTTTAATATGTCGTGTTATTTATTTGGATACCTTTATACCATCGCTTTTAATTACCTTTTCATGTGGATTGCCGGCTTTCTGCTTCAAATGGATATGCAGGATTTGCTGACACATAACAGGCTGAATATTATATTTTCTATCACTTACAGTGTATACTGCGGAATTACTACGAAACTGCTGGGTTGGTATATCCATAAAAAGCTGAATATATCCCAATACTTAACAAATTCTCATTTATTAAAGGCTATATTTATTGACCTTTTTATTTTGGTATTCTTTTATATCTTTAACTTCTCCTATGGGGAGTATCTGGGGTATAATTATGGGGTGATAGCGTTAAATGGTATTATATTCCTTTTGCTGTTTGGCATTACCGTTTATCTCATGTATTCCATCTATAAAGCCACCATGGGAGAACAGGCTTATAAGCATCGTATGGCCCAATTTGAGAACCTACGCCACTATACAGAGCGGCTGGAGAATTCTTATGGGATCATGCGTAAATTCAAGCATGATTATATGAATATTTTAAGTACCATGTCAGGCTATATGGAAGAAAATAACATGGATGGCCTGATGAAATATTACGGGGATCAGGTTCTTCCTATCAGTCATGCCTTTGCGGAATCAGATACGAAACTGGGAGCCTTGTCAAATGTGAAAAATACCGCTTTAAAAAGCCTCCTTTCCTCTAAATTCATCTATTCCATGGAAATTGGAATTAAAGCAGAAATTGAATTACTGGAGCCCATTGAATCCCTGCCTATGGATTCCCTGGATCTTTCCCGTGTTATTGGAATCTTTCTGGATAATGCCATTGAGGCTGCAACAGAAACAAAGGAAAAACAATTGGCTTTCTGTATGTTCTACAAAGAGCAGGATCTTTATATCATCATCAGAAACTCCTCTCCTGAACTGGATCATCCCATCTCGGAGCTGCGCAATCAGGGAATCTCTTCAAAAGGAGTGAATCGAGGAGTAGGCCTTTATAATGTGGAGGTGATCCTCAATCATTATGAAAATGTCATCTGGAATACTACATACGAAAATCCTTATTTTACACAGGAAATAATCCTTAGGAAAAACAACTTATAAGGAGTAAGAAATGATACATATATATCTTTGTGAAGATAATAACAGACAGTTGACACGTTGGAAAAGCGTTGTGGAAAAATATTTGCTGATGAATTCTACAGAATCTCAGCTTTATTGTACTGCTAATAGTCCGGACGAGCTGCTTGAGATCAGAAAAAAATCAACGGTTACTGGCCTGTACTTTTTAGATATTGATTTGCAGTCTGAGAAAAATGGAATTGAACTGGCTCAGGAGATACGAAAATACGATCCAAGGGGATATATTGTATTTGTCACCACACACAGTGAAATGGCAGTTCTCACCTTCCAGTATAAGGTGGAAGCCATGGATTTTATCGTGAAGGATGAAATAGAAACACTTCCTGACCGGATATGTGCCTGTATTAAAAATGCAGAAGTCAAATATAAAACTCAGCTGGACTCTTCCAGCCGTCTTCTCTCGGTAAAGGTAGACAAGACCTCCCTGATTCTTGACCAGGATGATATTGTAGCCATTACTACCTGTGAAGATTATCATAAAATCATGATTCATACGAAACATGGGGTAAGACAGATGTCAGGGTCCTTAAAAGAACTGATAGCAGTTCTAAATCCTGCATTCTGTCAATGCAGCCGTTCTGCCATAGTAAATATGAAGCACGTAGTGAAGTATTCCAGAGAAGAAGCGCTATTAACCATGGATAACAAAGAAACGTATTCTGTCTCCATCCGAATGCTTGGTAAGATTCAAAGGGCTTTAAAACAGCTTTAGACAGTAAGAAAGAGGGGAGTTGCAAAACTAACGTAAGTCGGTTTTGCAGCCCCCCTCTTCTCTTTTTATGTTCGCAGTAGATACGATTGATACAAAGTAGTTTTAGCAGCCATCGCTATATGTGCCCTTGGATTTTACCAGCTTGGGACGATATCCCTGGGAAGTCAGAGCTGCCATGATTGTATTCTTATGATCCGTTCCAAAAGCCTCAAGGGTAATGCGCAGCTCTACCGCTGAGTTTCTGTTGATGCTGATAAACTGGTTATGTTCCAAACGAATGACATTGCCCTGTTCCTTGGCAAGCAAAGCAGACACTTTCGCAAGTTCTCCTGGCTTGTCCGGAAGAAGAATGGAGACAGTAAAGATACGGTCTCTCTGAATTAAGCCCAGCTGAACGATAGAGGCCATGGTAATCACATCCATATTTCCGCCGCTTAAAATAGAGACAATTTTCTTGTTATCCACCTTCATATGCTTTAATGCTGCAACCGTAAGAAGTCCGGAGTTCTCCACTACCATCTTATGATTTTCAACCATATCAAGGAATGCTACGATGAGTTCAGAATCTTCTATGCTGATGATTTCATCCACATTGTCCTGAATATAGGAGAAAAGCTTATCTCCCGGACATTTTACTGCGGTACCGTCTGCAATTGTGTTGACGCTTGGAAGAGAAACCACCTTACCCTGGCGTATGGATTCCTGCATGCAGTTAGCTCCTGCCGGCTCTACCCCTATGATCTTAATCTTTGGATTTAACATCTTGGCAAGCGTGGATACTCCTGTACACAATCCGCCACCGCCGATAGGAACCAGAATATAATCAACGGTTGGAAGCTCCTTAACAATCTCCATGGCGATGCTTCCCTGTCCGGCGGCAATGTCTAAATCATTAAATGGGTGAACAAATGTCAGCCCCCGCTCTTCTGCCACCTTGTAGGCGTGATTACATGCTTCATCAAAAACATCGCCTTCCAGAATTACTTCAGCACCGTACCCTTTTGTTCTGTTTACCTTCATAAGAGGTGTGGTAGTCGGCATAACAATCGTAGCAGGGATACCAGCTAACTTTGCCGCATAGGCGACACCCTGGGCATGATTGCCGGCAGATGCGGTAATCAGACCTCTGGATTTTTCTTCCTCCG
It encodes the following:
- a CDS encoding YicC/YloC family endoribonuclease; its protein translation is MIKSMTGFGRYETVTDEYKISVEMKAVNHRYLDLSVKMPKKFNFFEAGIRNLLKNYIQRGKVDVFISYEDYTENKLCLKYNSALAAEYMDYFAKMEAEFGIQNDIKVSALAKCPEVLTMDEVPEDEDQMWKLLSETIEEAAKRFVETRITEGETLKNDLLKKLGLMNDLLNFIEERSPRILMEYRAKLEDKVKELLAGASIDEGRIATEVTIFADKICVDEETVRLRSHIDNTRTELEAGGSVGRKLDFIAQEMNREANTILSKANDLEISDKAITLKTEIEKVREQIQNIE
- a CDS encoding Rqc2 family fibronectin-binding protein, producing MALDGIVMANLAAEMKNRLEGGKIAKIAQPEKDELLFTIKNQKNTWRLLISASASLPLVYFTESNKQSPLTAPNFCMLLRKHIGNGRILKISQPGLERILCLEIEHLDELGDKRVKKLIIEIMGKHSNIIFCNEEDMILDSIKHISAQVSSVREVLPGRTYFIPQTTEKRDPLTITQEEFIKTIGTTPAPIQKALYLKLTGFSPIMGHELCHLASIDGDHSANELSEMEMIHLYRTFSHLMEDIRQEKFSPNIIYRQDEPVEFSALPMTCYEGDGYEAVSFTSISSLLESYYASKNTITRIRQKSVDLRKIVQTALERNYKKFDLQEKQLKDTEKKDKYKVYGELLNTYGYELSGGEKKFTCLNYYTNEEITIPLDDQLSAKENAQKFFDKYNKLKRTFEAVTEQIKETRQEIDHLESVSAALDIALKEEDLVQIKEELMEYGYVKHRRAGDKKPKVTSKPFHYISSDGFHIYVGKNNYQNEELTFKVATGNDWWFHAKGIPGSHVIVKSEGKDLPDRVYEEAGALAAYYSKGRDSDKVEVDYIQKKQIKKVTGAAPGFVIYHTNYSMVAEPKLYLEEIQ
- a CDS encoding accessory gene regulator B family protein codes for the protein MMNISGIAVGFCNWMNKISPKSQDENKVIQYGMELLLDNMIKFALIQLIGIFIGKGFETFIILSSFCGLRLQAGGIHAKTGLGCGISMVLVWAVSLLADNWFNIHISVLPLIFAASTLVILLCVPRTINIEYFSSQDKLQKKIFSFVVLIVLMALASIFPSIRELIMVPVILEVLTLLPQNKKI
- the rpoZ gene encoding DNA-directed RNA polymerase subunit omega, which codes for MLHPSYSDLINVVNSEVEPGDAPVVQSRYSIVIAAAKRARQIIGGSEPSVPGYGKKPLSVAVEELYEGQVKILSEADATEEDDN
- the gmk gene encoding guanylate kinase encodes the protein MNEQGMLAVVSGFSGAGKGTLMKELLKRYDNYALSISATTRSPREGEADGREYFFVTEESFRDMIEKDALIEYAQYVKHFYGTPKEYVLNQMKQGKDVILEIEIQGALKIKERFPETILIFVMPPNAEELKRRLIGRGTESMEVINARLKRAAEEAEGMEAYDYILINDKIETCVEAMHQMIQVQHNRASNNTAFLSHIREELKNI
- the rimO gene encoding 30S ribosomal protein S12 methylthiotransferase RimO → MKLLCVSLGCDKNLVDTEMMLGLLNKDGYTFTDDEYEADVIVVNTCCFIGDAKEESINTILEMAQRKVDAKCKALIVTGCLAQRYKQEIIDEIPEVDGILGTSTYDEISNVLREALSGVEHVQRFHDLDGIPEVETGRVLTTGGHYAFLKIAEGCDKHCTYCIIPTLRGNYRSVPMERLLKEAQELAEKGVKELILVAQETTLYGVDLYGKKSLPELLKKLCRISGIQWIRIQYCYPEEITDELIQTMKEEAKICHYLDLPIQHASDRILKRMGRRTTQDQLRGIVEKLRKEIPDIALRTTLISGFPGETEEDHEELMGFVDEMEFERLGVFAYSAEEDTPAAGFPDHVDQEVKEDRRDEIMELQQEISLEHSESMIGKTVEVMIEGKVADENAYVGRTYMDGPGVDGMIFVQTGVELMSGDFARVRVTGAMEYDLMGELEDEFTE
- a CDS encoding sensor histidine kinase; amino-acid sequence: MSCYLFGYLYTIAFNYLFMWIAGFLLQMDMQDLLTHNRLNIIFSITYSVYCGITTKLLGWYIHKKLNISQYLTNSHLLKAIFIDLFILVFFYIFNFSYGEYLGYNYGVIALNGIIFLLLFGITVYLMYSIYKATMGEQAYKHRMAQFENLRHYTERLENSYGIMRKFKHDYMNILSTMSGYMEENNMDGLMKYYGDQVLPISHAFAESDTKLGALSNVKNTALKSLLSSKFIYSMEIGIKAEIELLEPIESLPMDSLDLSRVIGIFLDNAIEAATETKEKQLAFCMFYKEQDLYIIIRNSSPELDHPISELRNQGISSKGVNRGVGLYNVEVILNHYENVIWNTTYENPYFTQEIILRKNNL
- a CDS encoding fibronectin type III domain-containing protein, with the translated sequence MKRRIRKSFVALTGILIIISGSPGMTANAENMFSKQSYGGLENTSDRALTAVTTNQGVLVSWRYYPEDGSGTEFTLKRNGLEVYRGSNTNYFDRQGRAGDRYSLEDNSGRNRIGLTTLAWKQEYLELTLKAPDSQTMPDGSVTDYTANDMSVGDLNGDGRLELIVKWYPDNAQDNSIDGYTGTTFLDAYDIDTGTGAANLMWRIDLGVNIRSGAHYTQFQVWDYDGDGCAEVMVKTADGSTTYQNVNGSLKETGHVGAVSAKALPTNKISEKYDFRSSSGRIGRIVKGDEYLTAFDGRTGKIIDTTAYLPSRGIYNAQTGIWDTSMWGLDSKGNKEPQGYANRVDRFLAATAYLDGTNPSAVFCRGYYGRTAIAAWDLKNGKLTRKWLFDVPTGDKYAGQGNHNLSINDVDGDGKDEIIYGSLTLDHDGKPKYTTGLGHGDAMHVSDWNDDGRLEVFQVHEEKNAQYHVELHDAQTGKILWGYQYGKDTGRGVAADIDPRYPGAEMWAAVNAITYNAKGERIYEEGIKPSQNFSIFWDGDLLMELFDSNNSTQLIPQVQKWDYENKKTDVLIQMNGTLTNNGTKSNACLVADIIGDWREEVIVRDAQDKNKIRIYSTPIETSYRVPCLLTDRAYREGVAWQNTAYNQPANLSYLLSSGIKVPEMTAKQLNSQSLELNWTEGSDGKYGHQITGYAVFRAEPGQDFRQIGTVGEGTRSYRDSGLTQGVEYRYQVAAIVDGVSSFRSFPVTGKTQ